The following coding sequences are from one Mastomys coucha isolate ucsf_1 unplaced genomic scaffold, UCSF_Mcou_1 pScaffold9, whole genome shotgun sequence window:
- the LOC116084239 gene encoding keratin-associated protein 10-8-like: MVDCTPEPCSLDLPTMADCTPEPCSLDLPTMVDCTPEPCSLDLPTMANTMADCTPEPCSLDLPTMADCTPAPCSLDLPTMVDCTPEPCSLDLPTMVDCTPELCSLDFPTMVDCTPAPCSLDLPTMADCTPAPCSLDLPTMADCTPAPCSLDLPTMADCTPEL, translated from the coding sequence atggtggactgCACCCCTGAACCGTGCTCCCTTGACCTCCCCACCATGGCAGACTGCACCCCTGAACCGTGCTCCCTTGACctccccaccatggtggactgCACCCCTGAACCGTGCTCCCTTGACCTCCCCACCATGGCAAACACCATGGCAGACTGCACCCCTGAACCGTGCTCCCTTGACCTCCCCACCATGGCGGACTGCACCCCTGCACCGTGCTCCCTTGACctccccaccatggtggactgCACCCCTGAACCGTGCTCCCTTGACctccccaccatggtggactgCACCCCTGAACTGTGCTCccttgacttccccaccatggtggactgCACCCCTGCACCGTGCTCCCTTGACCTCCCCACCATGGCAGACTGCACCCCTGCACCGTGCTCCCTTGACCTCCCCACCATGGCGGACTGCACCCCTGCACCGTGCTCCCTTGACCTCCCCACCATGGCAGACTGCACccctgaactgtga